The following proteins come from a genomic window of Candidatus Hydrogenedens sp.:
- a CDS encoding glycosyl hydrolase-related protein: protein DENTGLAILNNSGLREYEVMDEPIHPIAITLFRAFTFRNAPIFGRWDVYPEMELSQCLGKMEFSYAIYSHKGTWENGVIREAEKLNVDLEPVQAGPTKGGSLPLSHSFIEIEGNNLQINAIKIAEDKEKTLIVRFFNPLDKEVVSNIKFGFSVKSIWMTNLNEEPIEKISENKQSIEIKVKPKKIITLAIEFE from the coding sequence TGACGAGAACACTGGTCTTGCAATACTAAATAATTCGGGATTAAGAGAGTATGAAGTAATGGATGAACCTATACATCCCATTGCTATAACTCTTTTCCGTGCATTTACATTTAGAAATGCACCTATCTTTGGCAGGTGGGATGTCTATCCGGAGATGGAATTATCACAATGTTTAGGAAAGATGGAGTTTTCTTATGCTATTTATTCCCACAAGGGAACATGGGAAAATGGTGTTATTAGAGAAGCAGAAAAACTAAATGTAGATTTAGAACCTGTTCAAGCAGGTCCTACAAAAGGAGGCTCATTACCCCTATCTCATAGTTTTATCGAAATAGAGGGAAATAATTTGCAGATTAATGCTATAAAAATAGCAGAAGATAAAGAAAAAACATTGATTGTAAGATTTTTTAATCCTTTGGATAAAGAGGTCGTGAGTAATATAAAATTTGGTTTTTCTGTTAAAAGTATATGGATGACCAATTTAAATGAGGAACCTATTGAAAAAATCTCAGAAAATAAACAATCCATCGAAATTAAAGTTAAACCGAAAAAGATAATTACATTAGCAATTGAATTTGAATAG
- the thrC gene encoding threonine synthase: MQNIGLIERYREFLPVGINTPIVTLNEGGTPLILAPALSSAIHPRINIWLKYEGLNPTGSFKDRGMTVAVTKAKEEGYKVVMCASTGNTSASAAAYSARAGLQCAVLIPEGKIALGKLSQAMIHGAKVIQIKGNFDDALRLVRKICNDHPIALVNSVNPYRIEGQKTGAFEIVDSFNGLAPDFQCMPVGNAGNITAYWKGYKEYYQAGRAKNLPKMLGFQASGSAPIVLGHPVENPQTFATAIRIGNPASWKGAENARDESGGVIGMVTDQQIRNAYKLLARTEGVFAEPASAASIAGVIKLAENGYFDDKKPFAGDKLQIVCILTGHGLKDPDNAIAVAEQPVTVEPKEEEILNCLNLSEKVEVG; encoded by the coding sequence ATGCAAAATATCGGTTTAATTGAACGCTATCGTGAATTTTTACCTGTAGGAATTAATACGCCTATTGTAACTTTAAATGAAGGAGGTACCCCTTTAATACTGGCTCCTGCACTAAGTTCTGCAATACATCCTCGTATAAATATATGGTTAAAGTATGAGGGCTTGAATCCAACAGGTTCTTTTAAAGATAGAGGCATGACGGTAGCTGTAACAAAAGCAAAGGAAGAAGGGTATAAAGTAGTTATGTGTGCCTCCACAGGAAATACATCCGCATCTGCAGCGGCGTATTCGGCTCGGGCAGGTCTTCAATGTGCCGTTCTTATTCCTGAGGGGAAAATTGCTTTGGGTAAATTATCACAAGCAATGATACATGGAGCAAAAGTTATACAAATAAAAGGAAATTTTGATGATGCCTTACGGTTAGTCCGCAAAATATGTAATGACCATCCCATTGCTCTTGTAAATTCTGTAAATCCTTATCGTATTGAAGGACAAAAAACAGGTGCCTTTGAAATAGTTGATTCGTTTAACGGTTTGGCTCCTGATTTCCAATGTATGCCCGTAGGTAATGCAGGAAATATAACAGCCTATTGGAAGGGATATAAGGAATATTATCAAGCGGGAAGAGCAAAAAATTTACCCAAAATGTTAGGATTTCAAGCATCGGGTTCGGCTCCCATCGTTTTGGGACATCCTGTTGAAAATCCTCAAACATTCGCAACGGCAATTCGTATAGGAAATCCTGCAAGTTGGAAAGGTGCCGAAAACGCAAGAGATGAGTCAGGTGGGGTTATTGGAATGGTTACTGACCAACAAATTCGTAATGCTTACAAATTATTAGCACGGACAGAAGGGGTCTTTGCAGAACCGGCAAGTGCTGCAAGTATTGCGGGTGTTATTAAACTTGCGGAAAACGGTTATTTTGATGATAAAAAGCCTTTTGCCGGTGATAAACTACAAATTGTTTGCATACTAACGGGACATGGATTAAAAGACCCGGACAATGCTATCGCAGTCGCTGAACAGCCCGTTACTGTAGAACCTAAGGAAGAAGAAATCTTGAACTGCTTAAATCTTTCTGAGAAAGTAGAAGTTGGATAA
- a CDS encoding homoserine dehydrogenase has protein sequence MKLKIGVIGAGTIGGGVIHLLLNHYEHIKNQTGAELELKHIVEIKPDLLKPFDLSNVTVSSDIETLINNPDIDVVCELIGGLEPAKTFIIKALKSGKHVVTANKMLLAKYGDELCKIAQESGKELKYEAAVAGVIPIIKTLKEVLSTTHIESIYGIVNGTCNYILSRMTYEGLDFEPVLKEAQANGYAETPPDLDIKGFDTAHKCQILASLCFGTPVPFDKIYVEGITKVTHNDVDYANEMGYVIKLLAIIRKVNGEIEARVHPTLVPQNHLLASVRNEFNAVYVESDSAGPTLYYGKGAGRFPTATAVISNLLDLAYRKESPSLPPFIYYHNLNIRDMGLLRSRYYLRFTTKDYPGVLGQICTILGKHQVSISSCHQKETLSYHKALPVHVIIMTHESLESSLQSAVAEIDPLDCIVEPTHVIRVLQ, from the coding sequence ATGAAATTAAAAATTGGTGTTATTGGTGCAGGCACCATAGGAGGAGGTGTTATTCACCTTCTTTTGAACCATTATGAACACATAAAAAATCAAACAGGAGCCGAATTAGAATTAAAACATATTGTCGAAATAAAACCCGATTTATTAAAGCCTTTTGATTTAAGTAATGTTACTGTTTCTTCCGATATTGAAACACTCATAAACAATCCGGATATCGATGTTGTCTGCGAACTGATAGGGGGTTTAGAACCTGCAAAAACTTTTATTATAAAAGCCTTAAAATCAGGAAAACATGTGGTAACTGCCAACAAAATGCTATTGGCAAAATATGGTGATGAATTATGCAAAATAGCTCAGGAATCAGGAAAAGAGTTGAAATATGAAGCGGCAGTAGCAGGAGTTATTCCAATTATTAAAACACTCAAAGAAGTTTTATCTACTACCCATATAGAGTCTATTTATGGAATTGTCAATGGGACATGTAATTATATCCTTAGTCGAATGACATACGAGGGGTTGGATTTTGAACCGGTATTAAAAGAAGCACAAGCAAATGGGTACGCGGAAACACCCCCTGATTTAGATATAAAGGGATTTGATACCGCCCATAAATGTCAAATTCTTGCAAGTCTGTGCTTTGGAACTCCTGTCCCCTTTGATAAAATTTATGTAGAGGGAATTACAAAAGTTACGCATAATGATGTTGATTATGCTAACGAAATGGGATATGTTATTAAACTGCTTGCTATTATTCGCAAAGTGAATGGTGAAATTGAGGCTCGGGTTCATCCTACTCTTGTTCCTCAAAACCATTTATTAGCATCGGTTCGGAATGAATTTAATGCCGTATATGTCGAAAGTGATTCTGCAGGACCTACTTTGTATTACGGTAAGGGGGCGGGAAGATTTCCTACAGCAACGGCTGTAATTAGTAATTTATTAGACCTTGCTTACCGAAAAGAATCCCCTTCCCTGCCACCTTTTATTTATTATCACAATCTCAATATCCGAGATATGGGATTACTTCGGAGTCGATATTATCTCCGTTTTACAACGAAGGACTATCCGGGCGTATTAGGACAAATATGCACCATTCTCGGAAAACATCAAGTAAGCATTTCTTCATGCCATCAAAAAGAAACTTTATCATACCATAAAGCCCTTCCTGTTCATGTAATTATTATGACTCATGAATCATTAGAATCGAGCCTTCAAAGTGCCGTAGCAGAGATAGACCCATTAGATTGTATTGTTGAACCAACACATGTAATAAGAGTATTACAATAA
- a CDS encoding lipoyl domain-containing protein yields MDYMVYIPEEAKPDEQNLKVQISQWLLKIGQSVEKGVELVEICTDKAVYVITAPVSGILKKVLIEEGQFFSPDNPICIINIKEE; encoded by the coding sequence ATGGATTACATGGTTTACATTCCGGAAGAAGCAAAACCTGATGAACAAAACTTAAAAGTTCAAATATCCCAATGGCTTTTGAAAATAGGTCAATCTGTCGAAAAAGGTGTAGAACTTGTGGAAATATGCACAGATAAAGCAGTGTATGTAATTACAGCACCCGTATCGGGAATATTGAAAAAGGTTCTGATTGAGGAGGGACAGTTTTTTAGTCCTGACAATCCGATATGTATAATAAATATTAAGGAAGAATAA
- the lipA gene encoding lipoyl synthase — translation MDCKIYTKKLFPDWIRFKVPDTNETKHIHSLLEEIGIATVCKSALCPNLPECWSRKTATFLLLGDICSRRCSFCAVKKGQPLPPDPFEKDKIIKAVKVMGLKYIILTMVTRDDLLDGGAKHISDIVISLKETFPERKVEVLVSDFQGNVSSLKTILKAKPDVFSHNLETVERLCPMVRDKKCSYRVSLDVLKKAKEISPETKIKSGIMVGLSETRDEILQTLKDLDSIGCSIVTIGQYLQPTIRQLPVSDFISPDEFKFYEEWANNNLSLKVIAGPEVRSSYHADFWCKE, via the coding sequence ATGGATTGCAAAATATATACAAAAAAATTATTTCCAGATTGGATAAGGTTTAAAGTTCCTGATACAAACGAAACAAAACATATCCATTCTCTGTTAGAAGAAATAGGGATAGCCACCGTTTGCAAAAGTGCTTTATGCCCCAATCTTCCTGAATGCTGGTCTCGTAAAACAGCTACTTTTTTGCTTCTGGGGGATATATGTTCTCGGAGATGTTCCTTTTGTGCAGTAAAAAAAGGACAACCTTTGCCCCCGGACCCTTTTGAAAAAGATAAAATAATAAAGGCTGTTAAGGTCATGGGACTGAAATATATTATCTTAACAATGGTAACCCGTGATGACTTGTTAGATGGAGGGGCTAAACATATTTCTGATATTGTTATATCACTTAAAGAGACTTTTCCTGAAAGAAAAGTAGAAGTTCTTGTATCTGATTTTCAAGGAAATGTCTCTTCTTTAAAAACTATTCTGAAGGCAAAACCCGATGTTTTTTCCCATAATCTTGAAACTGTTGAACGATTATGCCCTATGGTAAGGGATAAGAAATGTTCTTATCGTGTTTCTTTAGATGTCCTCAAAAAAGCGAAAGAAATATCCCCAGAAACAAAGATTAAATCAGGTATTATGGTTGGTTTATCAGAAACCAGAGATGAAATTTTACAAACACTCAAAGACCTCGATAGTATTGGCTGTTCCATAGTTACTATTGGTCAATATTTACAACCCACAATTCGACAATTACCTGTATCTGATTTTATATCACCCGATGAATTTAAGTTTTATGAAGAGTGGGCAAACAACAACCTATCACTAAAAGTTATAGCCGGTCCCGAAGTTAGAAGTTCATATCATGCTGATTTCTGGTGCAAAGAATAA
- a CDS encoding polymer-forming cytoskeletal protein, with amino-acid sequence MNKDEEKKESKSLFGKLRFGNLNEVWSANRKPQEEVVKPPEKIEEKKTVVQQEPIRQIDKENESVNIPKPQKTGLKVMVIPENVYIEGSIRGECDSEIYGKINGNIQIKGNLTLGKTAEVKGSIKAMSASIDGIVEGKIETTNNVEIGPNSKIQAELISGQKIVISGQVNGSVCAEVGVKLQQSAKLNGDIIALKWFSIQEGAIFNGNCSMKRKEQSKTPPLTEQPKNIQQPNQPIQVNQQNHQTKK; translated from the coding sequence ATGAATAAGGACGAGGAAAAAAAAGAATCAAAAAGTTTGTTTGGAAAACTACGGTTTGGAAATTTAAATGAGGTCTGGTCTGCAAATCGCAAACCTCAAGAAGAGGTTGTAAAACCTCCAGAGAAAATAGAAGAGAAAAAAACTGTAGTTCAACAAGAACCTATTCGTCAGATAGATAAAGAGAACGAATCTGTAAACATTCCAAAACCCCAAAAAACAGGACTTAAAGTTATGGTTATCCCCGAAAATGTTTATATCGAAGGTTCAATTAGAGGTGAATGTGATTCGGAAATATATGGAAAAATTAACGGGAATATTCAGATAAAAGGCAATCTTACATTAGGAAAAACAGCGGAAGTTAAAGGAAGTATCAAAGCAATGTCTGCTTCCATTGATGGAATTGTCGAAGGAAAAATTGAGACTACCAATAATGTAGAAATTGGTCCTAATAGTAAAATTCAAGCCGAATTAATATCTGGACAAAAAATAGTCATTTCTGGACAGGTTAATGGAAGTGTTTGTGCAGAAGTCGGGGTAAAACTTCAACAGTCTGCTAAGTTAAATGGAGATATAATAGCGTTAAAATGGTTTAGCATTCAGGAAGGGGCTATATTTAATGGAAATTGTTCCATGAAACGAAAAGAACAGTCCAAGACCCCTCCGCTGACTGAACAACCTAAAAATATTCAGCAACCCAATCAACCTATTCAGGTCAATCAACAAAATCACCAAACAAAAAAGTGA
- a CDS encoding zinc metallopeptidase, giving the protein MPIYMFHPADLLIIPAAIFAIWAQLKVKSTYQKYASIPTQQRITGFDIARWILQRENINNVDVEVTEGELTDHYDPISKKVRLSEPVYYGDSIASVGIAAHELGHVIQHTRSYAPMQVRQFIYPVSSLGSNLAFPLIILGILLTYSGVHAQWLINVGIYMFSLAVLFTIITLPVEFNASKRAVKILSDGRLLTEEELDGVRAVLSAAALTYVAAAASAVLQLIRLLIIFRGRE; this is encoded by the coding sequence ATGCCGATATATATGTTCCATCCGGCTGATTTATTAATTATTCCCGCTGCAATATTTGCAATCTGGGCTCAACTAAAAGTAAAGAGTACCTACCAAAAATATGCTTCTATACCTACACAGCAAAGAATAACAGGTTTTGATATTGCACGATGGATACTTCAAAGAGAAAACATTAATAATGTTGATGTCGAAGTCACAGAAGGAGAATTAACAGACCATTATGACCCTATAAGTAAAAAAGTTCGTTTATCTGAACCCGTATATTATGGGGATAGTATCGCATCGGTAGGAATTGCTGCCCACGAATTGGGACATGTCATACAGCATACGAGAAGTTATGCTCCTATGCAGGTTCGACAATTTATCTATCCGGTAAGTTCATTGGGTTCAAATCTTGCTTTCCCGTTAATTATATTAGGTATTCTCCTGACCTATTCGGGTGTACATGCACAATGGCTTATCAATGTGGGCATTTACATGTTTTCTTTAGCGGTTCTCTTTACAATCATTACCTTACCTGTTGAGTTCAATGCGAGTAAGAGAGCCGTAAAAATATTGTCTGATGGGAGATTACTTACAGAAGAAGAGTTAGATGGTGTTCGTGCAGTATTAAGTGCAGCTGCATTAACTTATGTTGCTGCGGCCGCAAGTGCAGTATTGCAATTAATCCGACTATTAATTATTTTTAGAGGCCGTGAATGA
- a CDS encoding glutathione peroxidase gives MKNIYLLYRFVFSLIVSFVLSFFPQKGLNAEQRSQDTPLKFKVKSINGQEVDLQQYKGKVVMIVNTASRCGFTPQYQQLESLYQKYKDRGFVILGFPANNFMNQEPGSNEEIKKFCDLNYKISFPLFEKVSVDGSDICPLYQFLTSKDNAPFDGSIKWNFTKFLIGKDGKTVARFEPKVKPDDPTVIETIEKELHRN, from the coding sequence ATGAAAAATATTTACCTACTTTACAGATTTGTATTTAGTTTGATAGTTTCCTTTGTGCTTAGTTTTTTCCCTCAAAAGGGTCTAAACGCAGAACAGAGGTCTCAAGATACACCTCTGAAGTTTAAAGTCAAATCTATAAACGGTCAAGAAGTAGATTTACAACAATATAAAGGAAAAGTTGTAATGATAGTTAACACAGCATCCCGTTGCGGTTTTACACCCCAATACCAGCAGTTAGAAAGTTTGTATCAGAAATATAAAGACCGTGGATTTGTTATTCTTGGATTTCCAGCAAACAATTTTATGAATCAAGAGCCCGGAAGTAATGAAGAAATAAAGAAGTTTTGCGATCTAAACTATAAAATATCATTTCCTTTATTTGAAAAAGTCTCTGTAGATGGTTCCGATATTTGTCCCCTATATCAATTCCTTACATCGAAAGATAATGCTCCTTTTGATGGAAGTATTAAATGGAATTTTACAAAATTTCTCATTGGTAAAGATGGAAAAACAGTAGCCCGTTTTGAACCCAAAGTAAAACCTGATGACCCTACTGTTATCGAAACTATCGAAAAAGAACTCCATAGAAATTAA
- a CDS encoding glycoside hydrolase family 38 C-terminal domain-containing protein — protein sequence MTVNRKTIHLIGHAHIDPVWLWRWTEGYTEVRSTFQSVINLMKEYPEFKFTSSSSCFYEWIETTEPELLQEIKKRVEEGRWEITGAFYVEPDCNIPSGESFVRHGLYSQRLFQRLFNKKPKVAFAPDSFGHAGTLPQILSKLGIKYYVYMRPSPGREKEYPEGITFQWVAPDNSYVIASVIPESYGGEYEEVFKKIENIEKYTYWNKNQQEFLCFFGVCNHGGGPTRITLENIKNKQKQIKEYKLKFSTLEEYFNRIIKNLKNIPTMKDELQHHARGCYSALSEIKKLNRHLEHKILMAERFATAGWLLKEAKYPESVFEAIWKDLLFNQFHDILAGTSIKEAYQDARDQLGAARHRADVIINQTMQKIVKSINTQGKGNAIVVVNPLAWPVKQPVIISEIVSRGISKENGGIELVNDEQTCCPVQAIQSSRPGSKKYVFIAEIPSMGYRVYFARQECEEHKEIHKLKIRPHNVPHPPNIDKNHLENDFWSIGFDCIRGGISRLYDKTNKIDVIKNLGLPIPLVDASDTWSHDVSEYRVEAGKFNLADMKIKENGEVLASMVQEFQYNRSRIIQEVVLYKDIEDIDVYLNILWLEEYKALKWFVETNIFNGIAAYEVPYGVQVRPCNGEEEVGQQWIDLSGNIDGKPYGLSVITDSNYGYDTKNNIIRVTLLRSPAYAHHDPERYTASNNYPIIDQGWQEMRIRLIPHTGTWKDTRVVKSAWEFNVPLIAQYEHSHPGKRGLQATLLGTEAENILISVVKKSEEGKDLIIRAYETYGKETLTNLHLTFLQLMYPLKFTPYEIKTVKININTKEIFETNLLEEVDDGKD from the coding sequence ATGACTGTTAATAGAAAAACAATCCATTTGATTGGACATGCACACATAGACCCTGTTTGGTTATGGAGATGGACAGAAGGATATACAGAGGTCCGAAGTACTTTTCAAAGTGTAATCAATTTAATGAAAGAATATCCAGAATTTAAGTTTACATCAAGTAGTTCTTGTTTTTATGAATGGATTGAAACAACAGAACCCGAATTATTACAAGAAATTAAGAAAAGAGTTGAAGAAGGAAGATGGGAGATTACAGGTGCTTTTTATGTAGAACCCGATTGCAATATCCCATCAGGAGAATCATTTGTTCGACATGGCTTATATTCTCAGAGATTATTCCAAAGATTGTTTAATAAAAAACCTAAAGTGGCATTTGCCCCTGACAGTTTTGGGCATGCGGGAACTTTGCCTCAAATATTAAGTAAGTTAGGGATAAAATATTATGTCTATATGAGACCTTCTCCAGGAAGAGAGAAAGAATATCCTGAAGGGATAACATTTCAATGGGTTGCTCCCGATAATTCTTATGTAATCGCATCCGTAATCCCTGAAAGTTATGGAGGAGAGTATGAAGAGGTTTTCAAAAAAATCGAAAACATAGAAAAATATACCTATTGGAATAAAAACCAACAAGAATTTCTCTGCTTTTTTGGGGTTTGTAATCATGGAGGAGGTCCCACACGAATAACATTAGAAAACATTAAAAACAAGCAAAAACAGATAAAAGAATATAAATTAAAATTCTCTACTCTTGAGGAATATTTTAATCGGATAATAAAAAATTTAAAAAATATCCCTACAATGAAAGACGAACTTCAACATCATGCAAGAGGTTGTTACAGTGCTCTATCAGAAATAAAAAAATTAAATAGACATTTAGAACACAAAATACTTATGGCAGAACGATTTGCTACGGCAGGATGGCTATTAAAAGAAGCAAAATATCCCGAATCTGTATTTGAGGCAATTTGGAAAGATTTGCTATTCAATCAATTTCATGATATTTTGGCAGGAACAAGTATTAAAGAAGCCTATCAAGACGCAAGAGACCAGTTAGGAGCAGCAAGACATAGAGCAGATGTAATTATCAACCAAACAATGCAAAAAATTGTAAAAAGTATCAATACTCAAGGTAAAGGGAACGCTATTGTTGTTGTAAATCCTCTTGCCTGGCCTGTTAAACAGCCTGTAATTATTTCAGAAATAGTTTCACGCGGTATAAGTAAAGAGAATGGTGGTATTGAACTGGTCAATGATGAACAAACCTGCTGTCCTGTTCAGGCAATACAATCAAGTAGACCGGGTTCAAAGAAATATGTGTTTATTGCAGAGATTCCTTCTATGGGGTATCGGGTTTATTTTGCTCGTCAGGAATGTGAAGAACATAAGGAGATACATAAACTAAAAATTAGACCCCATAATGTTCCTCATCCACCTAATATAGATAAAAACCATTTAGAAAATGATTTCTGGAGTATAGGCTTTGATTGTATTCGGGGAGGGATTTCTCGTTTATATGACAAGACAAATAAAATTGATGTAATTAAAAATTTAGGATTACCTATTCCTTTAGTAGATGCTTCAGATACCTGGAGTCATGATGTGTCCGAGTATCGCGTAGAAGCAGGAAAATTTAATCTTGCAGATATGAAGATTAAAGAAAACGGAGAAGTTCTTGCCAGTATGGTTCAGGAGTTTCAATATAATCGCTCAAGAATAATACAAGAGGTTGTTCTATATAAAGATATCGAAGATATAGATGTTTATTTAAATATACTTTGGTTGGAAGAATATAAAGCACTAAAATGGTTTGTAGAAACAAATATTTTTAATGGAATTGCTGCTTATGAAGTCCCTTATGGTGTTCAAGTTCGTCCTTGTAATGGGGAAGAAGAAGTGGGACAACAATGGATAGATCTATCTGGGAATATTGATGGGAAACCGTATGGATTATCCGTTATTACCGACAGTAATTATGGATATGATACGAAAAATAATATTATACGAGTAACACTATTGCGTAGTCCTGCCTATGCGCATCATGACCCCGAAAGATATACAGCCTCGAATAATTATCCTATCATAGACCAGGGATGGCAAGAAATGCGGATAAGACTTATTCCTCATACAGGTACTTGGAAAGATACGCGAGTAGTTAAATCGGCATGGGAATTTAATGTCCCTTTGATAGCCCAATATGAACATTCTCATCCGGGAAAGAGAGGCCTTCAAGCGACACTATTAGGAACAGAAGCAGAAAACATTCTCATTTCTGTTGTTAAGAAAAGTGAAGAGGGTAAAGACTTAATAATAAGGGCTTATGAAACGTATGGAAAGGAGACATTAACGAACTTACATCTTACCTTTTTACAATTAATGTATCCCCTCAAATTTACTCCTTATGAAATTAAAACAGTTAAGATTAATATCAATACAAAAGAGATATTTGAAACAAATCTTTTGGAAGAGGTAGACGATGGAAAAGATTGA
- a CDS encoding VCBS repeat-containing protein, translated as MEPELITLNLVPVIRDVIVEDISHDNKKDLIVFSSEEDGYEKKITIFYQQSETPKFNEKFSFSFQIKEPCSVIFITKIGNEHNCLVIANSENLCLYRFKDNEMVLERTVTYPNAFSYNAKEPVVMRDMSYDLDNDGTDEWFIPTPRGVTIFKNFTPLSEIDFHIFHEIYSGNNMTLFYQFPVIYPLKKSQENPKPVAFLGDKEIVFAYGENWKLTKTIKIDRKNPEKWDSTYRLGDINNDGFPDILFTETQGTINLRTTLYIYISEGEYQYPANPQFEYTIKGAVSLPIMKDINNNNKDDLILFNIPLGLTNFINFFLRGKMSVETKVFLSDSNSLPLKPDYQTTMTMDAPDGKDQIAYAIDDFSGDGILDIAYGQSHNTIQINIGLQEGNLKTKQWTKVNIPAFGIIRTSYINDNKSKDIIIYRPTGENKERVDIILF; from the coding sequence ATGGAGCCAGAATTAATAACACTAAATTTGGTTCCAGTTATACGAGATGTTATCGTTGAAGATATCAGTCATGATAACAAAAAAGATTTAATTGTATTTTCTTCAGAAGAAGATGGGTATGAAAAGAAAATAACAATTTTTTATCAACAGTCAGAGACGCCAAAATTTAATGAAAAATTTTCATTTAGTTTTCAGATAAAGGAGCCATGTTCAGTAATATTTATTACAAAAATAGGAAATGAGCATAATTGTCTTGTTATTGCGAATAGTGAAAATTTGTGTTTGTATAGGTTTAAAGATAATGAAATGGTTTTGGAAAGAACCGTTACATATCCCAATGCTTTTTCCTATAATGCCAAAGAACCTGTAGTTATGCGTGATATGTCCTATGATTTGGATAATGATGGGACAGATGAATGGTTTATTCCCACACCCAGAGGGGTAACAATATTTAAAAATTTTACACCTCTGTCAGAAATAGATTTCCATATATTTCATGAAATATATTCCGGAAATAATATGACCCTTTTTTATCAATTTCCAGTAATATATCCCTTAAAGAAAAGCCAAGAAAATCCAAAACCTGTGGCTTTTCTGGGGGATAAGGAAATAGTATTTGCCTATGGAGAAAATTGGAAATTAACAAAAACAATAAAGATAGACCGAAAAAATCCAGAAAAATGGGATTCGACATACAGATTAGGAGATATAAATAATGATGGATTTCCTGATATTTTGTTTACGGAAACACAAGGAACGATAAATTTGAGGACAACACTTTATATTTACATATCAGAAGGGGAGTATCAATATCCAGCAAATCCCCAGTTTGAGTATACGATAAAAGGTGCCGTTTCTTTGCCTATTATGAAAGATATAAATAACAACAATAAAGATGATTTAATACTTTTTAATATTCCTTTAGGTTTAACAAATTTTATAAATTTCTTTTTAAGGGGTAAAATGTCTGTAGAAACAAAGGTATTTCTATCAGATAGCAATTCCCTGCCTTTGAAACCTGATTATCAAACAACCATGACAATGGATGCCCCAGATGGAAAAGACCAGATTGCCTATGCCATAGATGACTTTTCAGGTGATGGAATTCTTGATATTGCCTATGGACAGTCTCATAATACAATACAAATCAACATAGGTCTGCAAGAAGGAAATTTAAAAACGAAACAATGGACAAAAGTTAATATACCTGCATTCGGTATTATAAGAACAAGTTATATAAATGATAATAAGAGTAAAGATATAATTATATACCGACCCACAGGTGAAAATAAGGAACGAGTAGATATAATCCTTTTTTAA